AGGCTTTGAAACAAGGCTTTTTAAGGAAGCTTATGTGTATCATAAAAGAAGAATCGATTGGGAAAAATTCTCAATTCAAGTAAACAAATTTGGTATTGCTAGACCGATTTTAAATAGCTGGTATCCAGAACATAATAAGTTAACGTTTTTCTTTCCGACTTTGTTTATACTCGGATTATTATTAGCTTTTTTACTGTTAATTTTCAATATCGATATTTTATTACAATTATATTTCGTATATTTCGTTATAATTTTTCTTACAGCTAGTATTCAAAATAAAAGTATCAAAATTGGATATCTGTCTGTAATTGCAGTGTGGAAACAGTTTTTTGGTTACGGAACAGGATTTTTAAAATCTTATATAAAAGTGATTTTATTAAAGAAAAAACCGCAGGAGGCTTTTCCGCGTATGTTTTTTAAATTATAAGAATGACAAAAGTTATTGGTCTTACAGGAGGAATTGGCAGCGGGAAAACGACTGTTGCAAACTATTTTCAAGAAATGGGCGTTCCTGTTTATATTGCCGATGACGGTGCTAAAAGAGTAATGCAGTCAAAAAATATTCTGGCAGAAGTAAAATCTGCATTTGGTGGCAATGTTTTTGATAATGATATTTTAAATCGTGCTAAGCTGGCACAAATTGTTTTTAATGATAAAGAACAATTGGCAAAATTAAATGCGATTGTGCATCCAGCAGTAAAATTAGATTTTGATGATTGGGTAAAAAAGCACATAAATAATGATTATGTAATGTATGAAGCCGCTATTTTGTTTGAAAGTGGCCGATATAAAGATTGTGACGTAATTATAACCGTAACAGCCCCCGAAGAGGTAAGGATTGATAGGGTTATGAAACGAGATAAAGCCACCCGCGAAGAAGTTTTAAGTAGAATGAAAATGCAGTGGAATGATGAAAAACGAATTTCTAATAGCAATTTCGTGATTAATAACAATAATCTTAAAAATGCTAAAGAAGAAGTTGTTAAAATTCTTAAAATTTTAAATATAAAACAAAAACAGTCTTAAATGTTAATATTTGGTTAATGTATTATTTAGTATATTGTTAAAATATTAATTTTGTTTCGATGAATAAATTATTTTTTAGAATACTTGTTTTATTGATGAGTTTGTCCTTGATAGGGATAATTCTGGTGCAAGTGTTTTGGTTCAATTCTTCGTTCAAAAATAATGAAGAGCAATTCAAATACCACGTTACTCAAGTAATTGGAAATGTTGCAGATAAACTGGAACAACAAGAAGAGTACAGTTTCTACGACAAATACAACCGTATAAAAGACAGTACGGGTAAAATTCCAAAAAAAGAAGATTTACTAGAAGTACTTTATGTACAAAGAAACACAAAAACGAATAAAACAATCGTTTATTCAAATACATTGACATCTGAAGATTACGATATCAATGGTTCTGTTTTTAACAAAAAATTCAGTAGTGAACGTTTTAAAAGTTTTAGTTCAAGAAGGGTAACAGAAGTTTATAATAACAATGGCGGAATTGACAATAATAATTTAGGACAAAGTATTATTCCGGATCAGAGATTTGAAAAATCAGGAAGTCTGGATATTTTGAACAAAGTCCAGCAGCAGATCCAGTATAAAGATATTGCCTCTTTAACCCCAATTGAAGGGAGAATTACAAAAGACAAACTTTATAAGTTATTAAAGAAAGAACTGGAAGAATATGGTGTAAAGACCAAATTTGAATTCGGCATATACAGTAGTGGCGTTCCAACAAAGATTAAATCCGATGGATTTCATTTTGATAAAGAATCCACATACGATATTCCAATTTATACAGATAATGAAGGGAATAGCAAATATGAATTATCAGTTACTTTTCCCCATAAAAAGAAATTCTTATTATCTGAATTATTAAGTATTACTATTTTATCAATAGTTTTTACATTAATTATAATAGTTGCATATACAAGTGCGTTAAATCAATTATTGCGTCAGAAACATATTTCTGAAATCAAGACAGATTTTATTAATAACATGACGCATGAGTTTAAAACTCCAATTGCAACTATAAACCTAGCATTAGATGCTATTAGAAGTCCGAAAGTTATTGAAGATAAAGAAAAAGTTTATCGTTATCTTCAAATGATTCGAGATGAAAACAAAAGAATGCACGCTCAAGTTGAGAATGTTCTCCGTATTTCAAAATTAGAAAAAAGAGAACTTGACATAACTAAAGAACCAACTGTAATTACAGATATAATTGACGATGCTATTGAGCATGTGAATCTTATTTTAGAAGACAGAAATGGTTCTGTAGTAAAGCATTATAACGCAGCAAGAACGACTTGTTTGATTAATGAAGTTCACTTTACAAATGTGCTGGTTAATATTTTGGAAAACGCCATTAAATATTCGCCAGATGCACCAGAGATTGAAATCTTTACTGAAAATATTAAAGATATGATTTTGATAAAAGTGAGAGATCATGGATTGGGAATGAGTAAGATAGCTCAAAAACGAGTGTTTGAGAAATTTTATAGAGAGCACACAGGGGATCTTCATAATGTAAAAGGACACGGATTAGGACTTGCTTACGTAAAAAGAATAGTAGAGGATCACAATGGTCAAGTATATGTAGAAAGCGAAAAAGGAAAAGGTAGCACCTTTATAATAAAAATACCATTAATAAATTAAAATATGGAAAATACTAACAAAAGAATACTTTTAGTAGAAGATGACCTAAATTTTGGGGCGGTTCTTAAAGATTATCTAATGTTAAATGACTTTGAAGTTACTTTAGCTAAAAACGGTATGGAAGGTTTCGAGAAGTTCAAGAAAGATGTGTACGATTTATGTATTCTTGACGTAATGATGCCTTATAAAGATGGTTATACTTTGGCCAAAGAAATTAGAGAGAAGAACAGTGAAGTGCCAATTATCTTTTTAACAGCAAAATCTATGAAAGAAGATGTGTTAAAAGGTTATAAAGCTGGTGCAGACGACTATTTAAATAAACCTTTTGATTCAGAAGTTCTTTTAATGAAGATTAAAGCAATCATTCAGAGAAAATCAGCTGATACAAAAGCAGAACAAGTACAGTTTGAATTTAATATTGGAAAATTCCACTTAAATTCGAAACTAAGATTCTTGACTTTCCAAGATGAAGAGCCAATTAAATTGTCTCCAAAAGAAAATGAATTGTTGAAAATGCTTATTCTTCATGAAAATGATTTAATGCCAAGAGAATTAGCTTTAACAAAAATATGGAGAGACGATAACTACTTTACATCAAGAAGTATGGACGTTTACATCGCTAAATTGAGAAAATATCTAAAAGCAGATGAAGATGTTGAAATCTTAAACATTCACGGAGAAGGTTTTAGATTGGTAATAAAAAGCAAAGTTTCTGAATAATCATTCAGGAAAAAATATAGAAGCTCTGAGAAATCAGGGCTTTTTTTGTGCATTTAGCTGAAATATTTTTGATTTATTTTAGTGATATAGATTTGCTTTTAATTGTTTGATTTTTAATGTGATAGTGTTGGTTTTGAAAGCTCTTGAAATATTGTTGGAATTTATTTCGAAGAATTTTCTTTAAATAAATTTGGAAAATCAAAAAAGTATTATGAATATTTGCACACGAAAAAAATAATAACCCTTTAAAAACGAAGAAAAAATGTTTGTACTTACATTGACATCTCAGAGCTTTACACCAAACGGATTTGGTGAAGCAATTCTTCGTGGCTTATTTCAATCTTAGAAATATACTTTTAGATATATATAAAAGCCCGAAGACATTTAGTTTCGGGCTTTTTTTATTCTAGACACTTCAAATTTTCCCGAACAATCGATTTTATTTATCCTTAACGGATAAAAGGTTTAAGCCTTTTGGGCTATTAATTTAATGCGCGATAATTTTTTTATGGAAAATTATACGGTAGACGAGTATGCTTTATGTACTCGTTTTAAAAGTAAAAGAAAGAAAAAGAGATTAGTAAAAGAAGATTTTGAAAAACAATTAATTCAGTTAAGAAAACTTGAAGTTGAACTTTGGAAAAAGCGTAAAGACTTACCATTGGTTCCTTTGGAAATTCCGTATCAAAAAGGATGGCAACGTAATTTTAAATTAAGAGATGATATTGCTAGATCTAATGAAGCACCATTTTACAGAGAATTATTGGAAAAAATAAATACATGGCAGTTTTCTCCTGAAAAATCTTTTAAAAGAAAGAAAAAGAGAAAAAGAAGAAATGTATATGTTGAAAAAATCCAGACTGTAAAAGAATTTTCGGAATGGGAATGGAGAAGTCCAAAATTAGAATTGACAGAAAAGGAAAAAATGCATTTTTATAAGCGAGAACGTTGGTGTAGCAATTTTAAGCGATATAAAATTCATTATGTGTTTAATGAACCTTGGCGTTACGTGCTTCGCGTTAGCCCATATATGATAACACATACCAAGATGGTCGATTCAGATTTGGAAAGCGAAATTCAGCTTCTTGATAATTATATTGTTAATCATAATCTGAGAAATAAAATAAACAGATTAATACACGGCAGTTCTTATAAATGGAGTTACTATGAAAAGGAGAATCCAAAAGAGATAAGCCCAATTAAAAATAAAAGTTTGCATGCTTTGTATCAGCAATATGCAGATGAAATGATAGAAAATCATGGGAAATAAATTATCTGGAAAAGACCTGATTAAATTAGGCTTTCCAAAAAACAATTCAATAAATATCGCCTTAGGGCAGATAAACAGATATAGAAAAAGAGAAAAAAAGGAATCTATTTTAACAGAAGCAAAAGATGTATTGCTAAATCCTGAAAAATATGAAGGAAATGGAACATGGGGTAAAGTCGCTGAAGGTTTAATCAAACCAGTTCAGGTAAGAATGCATCAGCTTAAAAATACAAGAGCGCCTTTTAAAATTTTTGGTGAGAATGAAATAGACGAACAAGCTAAATTTCAATTGTACGATTCGCTTAAACTTCCGGTATCAGTTGCTGGAGCTTTAATGCCAGATGCGCACTCAGGCTATGGATTGCCGATTGGAGGCGTTTTAGCAACAGACAACGCTGTGATTCCGTACGGAGTTGGTGTTGATATTGGATGCAGAATGAGTCTTTCAATCTTTGATTTGCCAGCTTCTCATTTTAAAGGAAAAGAACATCAATTAGAAGCTATTTTGAAAGACAATACAAAGTTTGGAATGTACGAGACGCATGCTTCAAGAGTAGATCATGAAGTATTTTATAAAAGTGAATTCAAGGATATTCCGTTGTTAAAGAATCTTTTACCAAAAGCTTACAAGCAATTGGGAACTTCAGGCGGAGGAAATCATTTTGTAGAATTCGGAATTGCAAAAATCGATAATCCAGAAAACGAATGGAAGCTTGAAAAAGGAGAATATTTTGCTGTTTTATCTCACAGTGGTTCCCGCGGATTGGGTGCTAATATTGCGAAACATTACACGTATTTGGCCACAAAACAATGTCCGTTGCCTAAAAATGTGCAGCATTTGGCGTGGCTAGATTTGAATACACATGACGGTCAGGAATATTGGCTGGCTATGAATTTAGCTGGAGAATATGCAAAAGCTTGTCACGATGATATTCATAGAAGAATTGCCAAAGCGATTGGAAAAAGAGTAGTGGTGACGATAGAAAATCACCACAATTATGCTTGGAAAGAAACGGTAAATGGTCAAGAATGTATTGTGCATAGAAAAGGAGCAACACCTGCAGGTGAAGGACAACTGGGAATTATTCCAGGTTCAATGACTGCGCCTGGTTTTATAGTAAAAGGAAAAGGAAATTCAGAAAGTTTAAATTCTGCTTCGCATGGTGCTGGACGTTTGTTTTCGAGAGCTAAATGCAAAAGTACTTTTACGCAAAGTGAAATCAAAAAGGTTTTGAAAGCCAACGATGTAACCTTGATTGGAGGAAATATTGATGAAGCGCCAATGGCATACAAAGACATTACAAAAGTGATGGCAAACCAAACTGATTTGGTGGAAGTTTTGGGAACTTTCACACCAAAGATTGTCAGAATGGATCGCTAAAAATAAAAAGATTATGGAAAGATTTCAAGACGAAAATAAATGGCTGGGAAATTTTTATAACGAGATTTTCGTAAAATGTCCCAAATGTGAATCTAAAGGAGTTTTAAAGGAAGTGCCTAGAAATTGTGAATGCGGAAAATGTACTACAATGGCTTTTGAATGCAAAACGTGTTTTTATAAAATTGATGAACCTGTTTATCAATACAAAGCATATGGAAAGCATTATTGTGGTAATTGTTTTGAAAAATTCGATTACGAATCTCAGATTTTTAAAGAGATTCCAGAAATATATCAGATTAAATGCCCGCATTGCAGTTTTCAGGAAGAAATAAAGCCAGGAGTTTCTAGAATTAGAAAAGAAACTAAGAAAGACGGTTTAATAAGAGAGCCATGGCATAATTTGCTTCTTTGGTTTCAAAAAGAAATAAAAGGAAATATTTTTTGGGTTTACAATTATGAACATATAATGTATTTGGAAAGATACATTAAAGCCGATTTAAGAGAAAGAAATAATAATGGGAGCGGTAATGGAACTATGGTTTCAAGACTTCCAAAATTTATTAAAGTAGCTAAAAACAGAGAAAAGCTTCTTAAGATATTAGAAAAATGGAAAGAATAATTCAGATAACAGCGGGTCGCGGACCTGCAGAATGCACTTGGGTGGTTGCCCAAGTGCTTAAAAAAGTACTCGAAGAAGCACAAGAACAACAATTGGACACAGTTTTACTGCAAAGAGAAGTGGGAACTGAAAACGGAACTGTTGAAACAGCTTCAATCGCTATTAAAGGAAAGAACGCCGATCAGTTTGTGAATTCTTGGATAGGAACAGTTCAATGGATTGGTCAAAGTCAGTTTAGGAAAATGCACAAACGTAAAAACTGGTTTATTGGAATCTTTGAAATTGAACCGCAGAAAAATACATCAGTTTCCGAAAATGATATTCAATATCAGGCCATGAGAAGTTCTGGTGCGGGTGGTCAGCACGTAAATAAAGTTAGTTCGGCAATCAGGGCGACGCATATCCCTACTGGAATCGCAGTAGTTTCCATGGACAGCCGTTCGCAGCACCAAAATAAAAAACTGGCAACAGAAAGATTAATTAAAAAACTAGAAGACGAGAAATTGATTCAGCTTAAGTATCACGTGGGAAAACAATGGGAAAATCAGCTTAATGTACAGCGAGGAAATCCAGTGAGAGTTTTTACCGGAAGTGATTTTAAAAAAAATAAAGTGGAGAAGAGTTACAAAGGAACTCGTCAGAAATTAAAAAACGATTTACGAAATGAGCATAATTAAAAACTTGGTCGCAAAAAATAATGATGATATGCGAATTGTATGTGACCAAAAAAAACAATACATATAGACACATAAAATGAAAGCAATTGATAAATACCTTTTTCAAGCTTTGGATAATTATCCTTATTCGCTTGAAGAAACTATAGAATCTTTGGATTATGCTTTTTCTTACGATTCAAAAAATACAATGATTTTGTGTTTATACGGAAGAATTCAGGCAGAACAATTAATGAATTATGAAGAGGCGAAATCTTATTTTCAGCAAGCTTTATCTATTAATATTCATGCTCTTGAAGTATATCCGTATTATTTGCAAACCTTGATTGTGAATGAAGATTATGAAGAAGCTCAAAAGCTAATTGATTTTGCTTTGACTGTAAAAGGAATAAACAAGTCTGAAATTTACATCAGAAAAGCAATTCTGTTAGAAGTACAGCATAAATTTAAAGATGCTTTAAAAGAAATTAAGCAAGCAAAATTACATTCTATTCAACATGATTATGACTCTGGAATTAGTGAAGTTGAGAAAAGAATTAAAGGTAAACTTGATTTGTTGAAAAAGAAGAAAGATAAAAAAACAAAAAAAGATTCTAAAAAGAAATCGAAATGATTTTAAACAAAAAACGATGCAAAATAGCATCGTTTTTTGTTTAATTAAGTTACAAACAGAGTTTGTGTGAATATTGTTAGGTTAAAGAAATTTTATTTCCAATGTAATTCTAAAGCAAAACACGTTTTTTCGCCTTTTGTAATACTAAATGTAGCTGTTGTATGATCGTCATCTTCACTTTCGTGAATGACAACATTATCTTGTAATGAAAGCTCTTTCATGAAATTCATTTCAAAGCTTTTTACTTCTTGTTTTAAAATTCTCTTAGGATCCACGTGATCTAAGCACCACTCGAGATATTTTACATTATTGACATGATTTACTATGTCAAGATCTGATAAATAAACTGTTTTTTCAAAAACAGCTTCTTTTTCGTGGTTGATGTTTATTTTAGAAAAACCTTCTTCCGTGGCTCTGTTTTCTGGGAATAATTCAAAATGTTCGTATGGCAAAGCCAATGCTTCTGGACGGCGTGCCTGAGTATTGAAAACAGCCCAGTAGGTTTCGCATCCTACAATTTTTTTTCCGTTTACATACATTTCAAGAGCACGAACAGAACGTGAATTCTCTAAACTATTAATCCAAGTTTTTACGGTTACAATATCCTGCCATTTTGGTAAAGCATGAACTTCTACGCGCATTCGGCTTAAAACCCACGCTTGATGAAATTCCTGCATATCATAAAAACTAATTCCTCCAACTTCTGAATGTGCAGCAGCAGTTAATTGTAAAATATTACACAAATCGGTGTATTTTAAATAACCTGCAGGAGTGCATTGTGTGAAATTGATTTCCCAGTCTTTACTTAAAACTGATGTGAAATTTGGTGATATTGGCATTGTTAATTTTAGATTTTAGATTGATGATTTTAGATTTTCTTCGATGTAATGAATAATCTCATTTCTATCAGTCGAATAATCAAACCATTTCGTGTTTTCATTTCGCTTAAACCAAGTTAATTGTCTTTTAGAAAATCTTCTTGTATTCTTTTTGATTTCTTGTACAGCAAAAGGCAAAGTGAATTCTCCATCAAAATAACTAAATAATTCTCTATAACCGACCGTTTGTAAAGCATTTAACTCTTTGTTAGGATAAAGAGATTTGGCTTCTTCCAATAATCCGATATCCATCATAATATCGACACGTTGGTTGATTCTGTTATAAATGATTTCTCGGTCGGCGTCTAAGCCAATTAAAATAGGAGCGAAGTCTCTATTGTTTTTCTTTAAATTTAAAAATGAAGAATATGGTTTTTGCGATCCAATACAAACTTCTACAAAACGCATCATTCGTTGTGGGTTTTGTAAGGTCTGGGGATTTTCGATTGTTATTTTTTGATAATAATCAGGATCTAAATTTTGTAATTGTTCTTGAAGATATTCGATTCCCAATTTTTCATAGTTTGAATTTACTTCGGTACGAATTTCTGGAGCAATTTCTGGAAATTCGTCAAAACCTTTCAAAACGGCATCGACGTATAATCCAGATCCGCCAATTAAAATTGCAAAATCATTGTTTTGGTATAATTCTTCTAGTTTTAAAAGTGCTTCTTTTTCGTAATCGCCAACGGTATAATTTTCGAAAATAGATTTGTTTTGAATAAAATGATGTTTTGCAGCACTTAATTCTTCCGGACTTGGAACAGCGGTTCCAATTGTCATTTCTTTAAAAAACTGACGGCTGTCGCAAGAAACAATTTCGCATTTAAAATGCTGTGCCAAAGCAATGCTTAGGGCTGTTTTCCCGATAGCTGTTGGTCCGACAATGGTAATTAGGTATTTCATATTTTTTAGCCCAGATGGAAATGGAAACCCCGGACTTATATTTGTTGAATTTTTTTGGTGTAAAAGAGCGACCAACGGAAGCTCCTTTTATGCCTTAAAAAATTACAAATATAAGGAGGAGTTGCAATGTACAGCTGGATTAGCTTCTAAAATTAATTATTTGGCAACTCTGTTCCGCATTCGTAACAATATTTTGCATTGTCAAAATGAACCTGCGACTGACATTTTCTGCATGTTTTTTTTCCGCTTACTGAATTGTTTCTTAAACTGCTTTTTGCAAATTCGGCTGTAACAATTCCTGTTGGAACAGCAATTATTCCGTAACCTAAAATCATTACAAATGCTGCAATAAATTGTCCTAAAGGAGTTTGAGGAGAAATGTCGCCATAACCCACGGTTGTTAAAGTAACAATTGTCCAATAAATTCCCATTGGGATACTTGTAAATCCTGATTCTCTGCCTTCAACCAAATACATGACTGTGCCGATTATAACGGTGCTGATTAAGACAAAATAAATGAAAACTAGGATTTTTTCTTTGCTGGCTTCTATAGCTTCTTTTAATTGTAAAGATTGATGATTAATTTGCGGAATATGCAAAATTTTGAACAATCGAAGAAAACGCAGTGCTCTTACGATGGATAAAATACTCGCGCCAGGAAAAAAGATCGATAAATACATTGGTAAGACGGCAAGCAAATCGATGATTCCGTAAAAGCTGAAAACGTATTTAACTGGTTTTTGAATAGATATAATTCTCAGTATATATTCGATGGTGAAAAAAACTGTAATTATCCATTCGCATATCAATAATTGTTCATGATATTTAGAACTGATTCCTTCTACAGTATCGAGCATGATTAGGAGAACACTCAGTAGGATTAACCCCAGCAATACTAAATCGAACATTCGTCCTAAAATGGTATTGGTACCATATAGAATAATTTTGACTTTTTCTCTGAAGATTTCGTATTGTGATTTTTTATTTTTCATATCATTAAAGATAATGAAAGTTTTGTTTTGTTAAAAATGAAGTATCTTTAATGATTTGCTTTTTCGGATGTAATTCTGAATGATATTTTTTACATCACGGTTGTGCTGCATTGGAATAAGAATGTTTTTGAGAATATCAATATTTGTGATTTGATGATTCAAATCGTAATAAGCATAACCTTGATATGTTCCGTTTTCTATTAAAATAGCACTTCTTTCGTTTACATTTCGACCTCTGTCTATTAAGATCATGCTTTTATTTTCGAAACTGTTTTCCGAGATAAACTGCTGTACTCTTAAATTGTAAACTTCTGGTGTAACTTCGCCAACGCAAGCGCCATCGCATTCTTTGATTTTATATTGAAAACACTCTTTTTTGGTCTGATATAAACCAGTTAGTTTTTGGCACAAATGATATTTTGCTGTAAACCTAAAAAGTGCATTTTTGCCTTCTTGTAAAGAAGCAAAAGATGTAATTTCTTTTTTACGTCCGTCTGCTTTTTCAAGTTTTAAATTGATATACCCGTTTTCGTCTTTTTCGGCATACAAGGCAAAAGGAAAAACAGTTTTCTTTTGCGAACGATTGTATCTCGGGCGATTTATTTTTACTTCCTGACTTTCTTTTAAAAGTGCGATTAATTCGCTTCCAGTTTCGTCGTAAGTTATGGTAAAAACTTCAGCCTGAATTCTTTTGCTTTTGGTTGTAACTCCAGTAAAATGCTGATTGACTCTCTTTTTGATGTTTTGACTTTTACCAATATAAATCAAAGTTCCACCTTCATTATAAATATAGTAAACACCAGTTTTGGCTGGCACTTGATTTAAGATGTCTAAGAGTTTTGGAGAAATGCCTTTTTCGACTTCGAGTTTTATAAAATCTTTTACAATTGTTTTCTCTGTGTCTTTTTCTAAAAGCATTTTGAACAGCTTTGTTGTTGCCATAGCGTCTCCGCTCGCACGATGCCTGTCTGCCATAGGAATTCCGAGCGCACGCACTAGTTTTCCTAGGCTATATGAGGGTTGTTCTGGAATTAGCTTTTTGGCTAATTCTACTGTGCAAAGTGTTTTGGCTTCGAAATCGTAGCC
The Flavobacterium humidisoli DNA segment above includes these coding regions:
- a CDS encoding acyl-[acyl-carrier-protein] thioesterase, with the translated sequence MPISPNFTSVLSKDWEINFTQCTPAGYLKYTDLCNILQLTAAAHSEVGGISFYDMQEFHQAWVLSRMRVEVHALPKWQDIVTVKTWINSLENSRSVRALEMYVNGKKIVGCETYWAVFNTQARRPEALALPYEHFELFPENRATEEGFSKININHEKEAVFEKTVYLSDLDIVNHVNNVKYLEWCLDHVDPKRILKQEVKSFEMNFMKELSLQDNVVIHESEDDDHTTATFSITKGEKTCFALELHWK
- the coaE gene encoding dephospho-CoA kinase (Dephospho-CoA kinase (CoaE) performs the final step in coenzyme A biosynthesis.) — translated: MTKVIGLTGGIGSGKTTVANYFQEMGVPVYIADDGAKRVMQSKNILAEVKSAFGGNVFDNDILNRAKLAQIVFNDKEQLAKLNAIVHPAVKLDFDDWVKKHINNDYVMYEAAILFESGRYKDCDVIITVTAPEEVRIDRVMKRDKATREEVLSRMKMQWNDEKRISNSNFVINNNNLKNAKEEVVKILKILNIKQKQS
- the miaA gene encoding tRNA (adenosine(37)-N6)-dimethylallyltransferase MiaA translates to MKYLITIVGPTAIGKTALSIALAQHFKCEIVSCDSRQFFKEMTIGTAVPSPEELSAAKHHFIQNKSIFENYTVGDYEKEALLKLEELYQNNDFAILIGGSGLYVDAVLKGFDEFPEIAPEIRTEVNSNYEKLGIEYLQEQLQNLDPDYYQKITIENPQTLQNPQRMMRFVEVCIGSQKPYSSFLNLKKNNRDFAPILIGLDADREIIYNRINQRVDIMMDIGLLEEAKSLYPNKELNALQTVGYRELFSYFDGEFTLPFAVQEIKKNTRRFSKRQLTWFKRNENTKWFDYSTDRNEIIHYIEENLKSSI
- a CDS encoding RtcB family protein — encoded protein: MGNKLSGKDLIKLGFPKNNSINIALGQINRYRKREKKESILTEAKDVLLNPEKYEGNGTWGKVAEGLIKPVQVRMHQLKNTRAPFKIFGENEIDEQAKFQLYDSLKLPVSVAGALMPDAHSGYGLPIGGVLATDNAVIPYGVGVDIGCRMSLSIFDLPASHFKGKEHQLEAILKDNTKFGMYETHASRVDHEVFYKSEFKDIPLLKNLLPKAYKQLGTSGGGNHFVEFGIAKIDNPENEWKLEKGEYFAVLSHSGSRGLGANIAKHYTYLATKQCPLPKNVQHLAWLDLNTHDGQEYWLAMNLAGEYAKACHDDIHRRIAKAIGKRVVVTIENHHNYAWKETVNGQECIVHRKGATPAGEGQLGIIPGSMTAPGFIVKGKGNSESLNSASHGAGRLFSRAKCKSTFTQSEIKKVLKANDVTLIGGNIDEAPMAYKDITKVMANQTDLVEVLGTFTPKIVRMDR
- a CDS encoding ion transporter; translated protein: MKNKKSQYEIFREKVKIILYGTNTILGRMFDLVLLGLILLSVLLIMLDTVEGISSKYHEQLLICEWIITVFFTIEYILRIISIQKPVKYVFSFYGIIDLLAVLPMYLSIFFPGASILSIVRALRFLRLFKILHIPQINHQSLQLKEAIEASKEKILVFIYFVLISTVIIGTVMYLVEGRESGFTSIPMGIYWTIVTLTTVGYGDISPQTPLGQFIAAFVMILGYGIIAVPTGIVTAEFAKSSLRNNSVSGKKTCRKCQSQVHFDNAKYCYECGTELPNN
- the prfH gene encoding peptide chain release factor H; protein product: MERIIQITAGRGPAECTWVVAQVLKKVLEEAQEQQLDTVLLQREVGTENGTVETASIAIKGKNADQFVNSWIGTVQWIGQSQFRKMHKRKNWFIGIFEIEPQKNTSVSENDIQYQAMRSSGAGGQHVNKVSSAIRATHIPTGIAVVSMDSRSQHQNKKLATERLIKKLEDEKLIQLKYHVGKQWENQLNVQRGNPVRVFTGSDFKKNKVEKSYKGTRQKLKNDLRNEHN
- a CDS encoding response regulator transcription factor — encoded protein: MENTNKRILLVEDDLNFGAVLKDYLMLNDFEVTLAKNGMEGFEKFKKDVYDLCILDVMMPYKDGYTLAKEIREKNSEVPIIFLTAKSMKEDVLKGYKAGADDYLNKPFDSEVLLMKIKAIIQRKSADTKAEQVQFEFNIGKFHLNSKLRFLTFQDEEPIKLSPKENELLKMLILHENDLMPRELALTKIWRDDNYFTSRSMDVYIAKLRKYLKADEDVEILNIHGEGFRLVIKSKVSE
- a CDS encoding exonuclease domain-containing protein; amino-acid sequence: MYAILDIETTGGQFNEEGITEIAIYKFDGHEVIDQFISLVNPEIPIQPFVVKLTGINNAMLRSAPKFYEIAKRIIEITSDSVIVAHNASFDYRILRTEFRRLGYDFEAKTLCTVELAKKLIPEQPSYSLGKLVRALGIPMADRHRASGDAMATTKLFKMLLEKDTEKTIVKDFIKLEVEKGISPKLLDILNQVPAKTGVYYIYNEGGTLIYIGKSQNIKKRVNQHFTGVTTKSKRIQAEVFTITYDETGSELIALLKESQEVKINRPRYNRSQKKTVFPFALYAEKDENGYINLKLEKADGRKKEITSFASLQEGKNALFRFTAKYHLCQKLTGLYQTKKECFQYKIKECDGACVGEVTPEVYNLRVQQFISENSFENKSMILIDRGRNVNERSAILIENGTYQGYAYYDLNHQITNIDILKNILIPMQHNRDVKNIIQNYIRKSKSLKILHF
- a CDS encoding sensor histidine kinase, with translation MNKLFFRILVLLMSLSLIGIILVQVFWFNSSFKNNEEQFKYHVTQVIGNVADKLEQQEEYSFYDKYNRIKDSTGKIPKKEDLLEVLYVQRNTKTNKTIVYSNTLTSEDYDINGSVFNKKFSSERFKSFSSRRVTEVYNNNGGIDNNNLGQSIIPDQRFEKSGSLDILNKVQQQIQYKDIASLTPIEGRITKDKLYKLLKKELEEYGVKTKFEFGIYSSGVPTKIKSDGFHFDKESTYDIPIYTDNEGNSKYELSVTFPHKKKFLLSELLSITILSIVFTLIIIVAYTSALNQLLRQKHISEIKTDFINNMTHEFKTPIATINLALDAIRSPKVIEDKEKVYRYLQMIRDENKRMHAQVENVLRISKLEKRELDITKEPTVITDIIDDAIEHVNLILEDRNGSVVKHYNAARTTCLINEVHFTNVLVNILENAIKYSPDAPEIEIFTENIKDMILIKVRDHGLGMSKIAQKRVFEKFYREHTGDLHNVKGHGLGLAYVKRIVEDHNGQVYVESEKGKGSTFIIKIPLIN